The following are encoded in a window of Flavobacterium cupriresistens genomic DNA:
- a CDS encoding low affinity iron permease family protein has translation MKTKKQNSTSAFEKFASHVSKAAGSTPAFIGAFSIVVVWAVCGPFFDYSETWQLIINTGTTIITFLMVFLIQKAQNKDSLAIQLKLNELVASNEYSSNSLVDIESMTEEEMIIVQKYYHRLSELAKKEESVRTSHSIAEAHEQHQRKDKNRTKIRTQKSPKK, from the coding sequence ATGAAAACTAAAAAACAAAATAGCACCAGTGCGTTCGAAAAATTTGCTTCGCACGTTTCAAAAGCAGCAGGAAGTACGCCCGCTTTTATAGGCGCTTTTTCAATTGTTGTGGTTTGGGCGGTTTGTGGTCCTTTTTTCGATTATTCAGAAACCTGGCAATTGATTATCAATACCGGGACTACCATTATCACTTTCCTGATGGTCTTTTTAATTCAAAAAGCGCAAAACAAAGATTCACTGGCTATTCAATTGAAATTGAACGAATTAGTCGCTTCAAACGAATATTCCAGTAATAGTTTGGTAGACATTGAAAGTATGACCGAAGAAGAGATGATTATAGTACAGAAATATTACCACAGACTTAGCGAATTGGCTAAAAAAGAGGAAAGCGTACGAACCTCCCACTCTATTGCAGAAGCACACGAACAACACCAACGAAAAGATAAAAACCGAACAAAAATACGTACCCAAAAAAGCCCGAAAAAATGA
- a CDS encoding MlaD family protein has translation MAKQSGYTWKLGMFVTIGLLLFILAIYFIGKQKNLFGDTFRITSNFKTVSGLQVGNNVRFSGINIGTIEEIRLINDSSVVVGMVIKDEVREFIKTDARASIGSDGLMGDKVLTISPGVHSQKIIQNNGKIASINGIEMNDIMKSVKKSVDNVGVISEELAIFSHSMNNGNGALARLVRDDKMANSVSNTLSNLETGTKGFSDNMEAAKSNFLFRGYYKKKEKQKEKEQEELKEKKEEQQDKANKEKENKEKEQKAKEEKAKEEKQKEVDTKKAEAEKNKK, from the coding sequence ATGGCGAAGCAATCTGGATATACTTGGAAATTAGGAATGTTTGTAACAATAGGTTTGTTGCTATTTATACTTGCCATTTATTTTATTGGGAAACAAAAAAACCTGTTTGGTGATACCTTCAGAATTACGTCCAATTTTAAAACCGTCAGTGGTTTGCAGGTTGGAAATAACGTACGTTTTTCAGGGATAAACATCGGAACAATCGAAGAAATCAGATTGATAAACGATTCCTCTGTTGTGGTGGGTATGGTTATAAAAGACGAAGTCCGCGAATTTATAAAAACAGATGCCCGCGCCAGTATTGGTTCTGACGGGTTAATGGGAGACAAAGTACTTACCATTTCTCCCGGTGTGCATTCGCAAAAAATAATTCAGAACAATGGAAAAATCGCTTCAATCAATGGAATTGAAATGAACGATATTATGAAAAGCGTGAAAAAAAGTGTTGATAATGTCGGCGTTATTTCTGAAGAATTAGCCATTTTCAGCCATAGTATGAATAACGGAAACGGGGCTTTGGCCCGATTAGTAAGGGATGATAAAATGGCCAACAGCGTTTCTAATACACTCTCTAATCTGGAAACCGGAACGAAAGGTTTTAGTGATAATATGGAAGCCGCCAAAAGCAACTTTCTGTTTAGAGGTTATTACAAGAAAAAAGAGAAGCAAAAAGAGAAAGAGCAAGAAGAGCTAAAAGAAAAAAAGGAGGAACAACAAGACAAAGCCAATAAAGAAAAAGAAAACAAGGAAAAGGAACAAAAAGCCAAAGAGGAAAAAGCCAAAGAGGAAAAGCAAAAAGAAGTAGACACTAAAAAAGCGGAGGCTGAAAAAAACAAAAAATAA
- a CDS encoding DNA-deoxyinosine glycosylase → MKSFSFPPFSSDRSNVLILGTMPGLKSLELNQYYGHNQNNFWKFLFPILNEDFSNDYETRKALLQKNNIAIWDVLQFCDRVGSLDSAIKNEIANDFESFLNEHPNITTILFNGKKAAAFFKKYVTLEKSYQLITLPSSSPANAGQSFESKLAEWKVINSLTNNQTDI, encoded by the coding sequence ATGAAAAGTTTTTCCTTCCCTCCATTTAGTTCTGACCGATCTAATGTATTGATTTTGGGCACGATGCCGGGATTAAAGTCTTTAGAACTCAATCAATATTACGGGCACAATCAGAACAATTTCTGGAAATTTTTGTTCCCAATTCTGAACGAAGATTTTTCAAATGACTACGAAACCAGAAAAGCGCTTTTGCAAAAAAACAATATTGCCATCTGGGATGTTTTACAATTCTGCGACAGAGTCGGAAGTTTAGACAGTGCCATAAAAAATGAAATTGCCAATGACTTCGAATCCTTCTTAAACGAACATCCAAACATCACAACGATTCTCTTTAACGGAAAAAAAGCAGCGGCATTCTTTAAAAAATACGTTACACTTGAAAAATCCTATCAGCTCATTACGCTCCCATCGTCAAGTCCGGCAAATGCGGGCCAATCGTTCGAATCAAAATTAGCCGAGTGGAAAGTCATAAATTCACTCACAAACAATCAAACAGATATTTGA
- a CDS encoding ABC transporter ATP-binding protein, translated as MIQEKKHITPKVKEKNQTPIIEIKNLCKTFGKDNEVLKGVNLTVNKGEDLVILGRSGSGKSVTIKCIVGLIEPDKGEIKVFDENVLNLKKKELNAIRVRIGFLFQGGALYDSMSVRENLAFTLKKHQRELTPEEVESEILEALDNVGLSDAIDKMPSELSGGMQKRIGLARTLILKPEIILYDEPTTGLDTITSREISELILDIKHKRKTTSIIITHDMACAKLTADRIMVLKEGVIHAEGTYKELEKSEDEWVSSFFK; from the coding sequence ATGATCCAGGAAAAAAAACATATCACCCCTAAAGTAAAAGAGAAAAATCAGACTCCGATAATCGAGATCAAAAACCTGTGTAAAACATTTGGTAAAGATAACGAGGTATTGAAAGGCGTCAATCTTACCGTAAACAAAGGAGAGGATTTGGTTATTTTAGGTCGATCAGGTTCCGGTAAATCGGTAACTATAAAATGCATCGTTGGTTTGATTGAACCCGATAAAGGCGAAATAAAAGTATTTGATGAAAATGTTCTGAATCTTAAAAAAAAGGAACTGAATGCAATCAGAGTCCGAATTGGTTTTTTGTTTCAGGGCGGAGCCTTGTACGATTCTATGTCAGTTAGGGAAAATCTGGCCTTTACCTTAAAAAAACACCAGCGAGAATTAACTCCCGAAGAAGTAGAAAGTGAAATTCTAGAAGCACTTGATAATGTAGGTCTGAGTGATGCGATAGATAAAATGCCTTCTGAATTATCCGGTGGTATGCAAAAGAGAATTGGTCTGGCGCGCACGCTAATTCTAAAACCCGAAATTATTCTGTACGATGAGCCAACAACAGGGCTGGACACGATCACCTCAAGAGAAATAAGCGAATTGATACTTGATATTAAACACAAACGCAAAACAACATCGATCATTATTACACACGATATGGCTTGTGCAAAACTGACAGCAGACCGCATTATGGTACTAAAAGAAGGTGTAATACATGCCGAAGGCACTTACAAAGAACTGGAAAAAAGCGAAGATGAATGGGTAAGTTCTTTCTTTAAATAA
- a CDS encoding MlaE family ABC transporter permease, producing the protein MILTLKNTFEEVGNATLFAGKFFKELFIPPYELKELRKQCYVIGYKSLPLVAITGFIMGLVLTLQSRPTLVEFGAESWLPGMVALSLIREIAPVITALICAGKISSGIGAELGSMKVTEQIDAMEVSAINPYNYLVVTRILATTLMVPILVIFADAVGILGGYIGINIHDDINFNRYIAQIFESLNYSDLIPATIKTFFFGFFIGMIGCYKGFNAANGTESVGKAANSAVVTASLAIFIIDMIAVQLTDLIF; encoded by the coding sequence AATACATTCGAAGAAGTAGGAAATGCAACCTTGTTTGCGGGCAAGTTCTTTAAGGAGCTTTTTATTCCACCTTATGAACTAAAAGAGCTCAGAAAACAATGTTATGTTATTGGTTATAAATCTTTACCACTTGTTGCTATTACGGGCTTTATAATGGGGTTGGTACTTACACTTCAATCCCGTCCGACCTTAGTGGAATTTGGAGCTGAATCCTGGTTACCGGGTATGGTGGCACTCTCGCTCATACGGGAAATTGCTCCGGTAATTACGGCTCTAATTTGTGCGGGAAAAATTTCATCGGGAATTGGTGCCGAACTAGGATCAATGAAAGTAACGGAACAAATTGATGCTATGGAAGTTTCGGCTATCAATCCTTATAATTATCTGGTGGTTACCCGCATTTTGGCTACGACTTTAATGGTGCCGATATTAGTCATTTTTGCAGATGCAGTCGGAATACTTGGTGGTTATATCGGGATCAACATTCACGATGATATTAATTTCAATCGCTACATCGCCCAAATTTTTGAATCATTAAACTATTCAGATTTAATTCCGGCGACCATCAAAACATTTTTCTTTGGTTTTTTTATCGGAATGATTGGGTGCTACAAAGGTTTTAATGCTGCTAATGGAACCGAAAGTGTCGGGAAAGCAGCAAACTCGGCCGTTGTAACCGCTTCGTTGGCCATTTTTATTATTGATATGATTGCGGTACAATTAACTGATTTAATCTTTTAA
- a CDS encoding DUF6526 family protein produces the protein MKIQTYRNHIRFYTPHHFIYYPILIGFLAASIYFACTTEDKLIWTFISIGFVFLFWLAYMLRQHYALTLQNRIIRLELRYRYFTLTGKRFEEFEYKLTDDQVFALRFAPDNELITLVANTLENNLTGAAIKRAIVHWRADYNRV, from the coding sequence ATGAAAATTCAAACATACCGTAATCATATACGGTTTTATACACCTCATCATTTTATATATTACCCAATTCTGATTGGGTTTTTAGCAGCTAGTATTTATTTTGCGTGTACTACAGAAGACAAGCTAATCTGGACTTTTATAAGTATTGGGTTTGTTTTTTTATTCTGGCTTGCTTATATGCTTCGCCAGCATTATGCTTTAACCTTGCAAAACAGAATTATACGATTAGAACTTCGCTATCGTTATTTTACACTTACAGGAAAAAGATTCGAGGAATTCGAATACAAACTAACCGACGATCAGGTTTTTGCACTACGTTTTGCGCCCGATAACGAGTTAATAACACTTGTAGCAAATACCCTTGAAAATAATCTGACAGGAGCAGCTATAAAAAGAGCAATCGTACACTGGCGAGCTGATTATAACAGGGTTTAA
- a CDS encoding helix-turn-helix domain-containing protein has product MKIINIQTDKIKNIFETLALHLGGKITCDLEEYTLEFHNASAQGSIIGASFNDAISYMQFDMTFSDEVRMNIANLNASPVYFAYCSEGNLSHRFSVLEEEKKLEMFQTAILSAREKEENVLLFEKGIKTKFTLITVGNQSGAMDQANSLNTKVKETFFENNSQENFFYLGSYRRIAEKIEQLSSITQTGIVRHLLKEGILRIILATEIQQHADDLATASKDFSCLTLREMEEIKELSETIQSNPEEAFTIKWLSKKSGLSPNKLQEGFKMIHNRTVNDFITHTRVLKAEILIRTSDLNISEVVYCIGFTSRSYFSKIFKQKFNCSPKEYKFNLNPLAITA; this is encoded by the coding sequence ATGAAAATAATTAATATACAAACAGATAAAATTAAGAATATATTTGAAACATTAGCCTTGCATTTAGGTGGAAAAATTACTTGTGATTTAGAGGAATATACTTTAGAATTTCATAATGCTTCGGCGCAAGGCTCCATTATCGGAGCTTCGTTTAATGATGCGATTTCTTATATGCAGTTTGATATGACCTTTTCTGATGAGGTGAGAATGAATATCGCAAATTTAAATGCTTCACCGGTTTATTTTGCGTATTGCTCAGAAGGTAATTTGTCTCATCGGTTTAGTGTTTTGGAAGAAGAAAAAAAACTGGAAATGTTCCAGACCGCCATTCTCTCCGCAAGAGAAAAAGAAGAAAATGTTTTGCTCTTTGAAAAGGGCATAAAAACTAAATTTACTTTAATTACAGTTGGAAACCAATCCGGCGCAATGGATCAGGCTAATTCTTTAAACACGAAAGTAAAAGAAACTTTTTTTGAGAATAATAGTCAGGAGAATTTCTTTTATCTGGGGTCTTACAGGAGAATTGCGGAGAAAATAGAACAATTGAGCTCGATCACCCAAACCGGTATTGTGCGCCATTTACTAAAAGAAGGTATTTTAAGAATCATTCTGGCTACAGAAATTCAGCAGCACGCGGATGATTTAGCCACTGCATCAAAAGATTTCAGCTGCCTGACTTTAAGAGAAATGGAAGAAATAAAAGAACTTTCAGAAACGATACAATCCAATCCGGAAGAAGCTTTTACAATTAAATGGCTGAGTAAAAAATCTGGCTTGTCGCCAAACAAACTGCAAGAGGGATTTAAAATGATTCACAATCGTACCGTCAATGATTTTATTACCCATACAAGAGTTTTAAAAGCGGAAATCTTAATTCGGACTTCGGACCTAAACATTTCTGAGGTCGTTTATTGTATTGGATTTACAAGCAGAAGTTACTTCTCTAAAATTTTCAAACAAAAATTCAATTGCAGTCCCAAAGAGTATAAATTTAATCTGAATCCTTTGGCTATTACCGCTTAG
- a CDS encoding NAD(P)/FAD-dependent oxidoreductase, whose amino-acid sequence MKLRSTETFWPLKHAMEVSYPSLSSDLETEILIIGGGITGALIAYKLLNEGKKVVMADRRDICNGSTAASTALLQYEIDVSLHELIKVRGLECAIDSYRNGKKAIFDLRAIVDTIKSDCQFEFKKSIYFCSLKKDLPFLRTEFKCRKDSGFDVSWLEKWDLEKLGLNALAAIESKTAAVMDPYQFAQDLIRYCKKKGMQVFDRTNITAIQNQKGKLIAHTEAKYNIVADHVVHCSGYESTETLTEKVVDLKSTYVIASESLPDLPKYFKTAIFWDTSSPYLYFRATKDNRIIMGGGDEEFKDPKKRDKLLPKKEQFLLNKFQRKFPKIDFKIDYSWAGTFGETKDGLPYFGKPNPNKNEHYVLGFGGNGITFSVIGMNSILHSIEDKKHPDLEYYKFHR is encoded by the coding sequence ATGAAGCTACGTTCTACAGAAACCTTTTGGCCCTTAAAACACGCAATGGAAGTAAGTTATCCGTCCCTAAGTTCCGATTTAGAAACTGAAATTCTAATTATTGGTGGTGGAATTACCGGAGCTTTGATTGCTTACAAACTCTTAAACGAAGGGAAAAAAGTCGTAATGGCCGATCGCCGTGATATTTGCAACGGAAGCACGGCAGCAAGTACCGCATTATTGCAATATGAAATTGATGTGTCACTACACGAACTAATAAAAGTCAGAGGATTAGAATGCGCTATCGACAGCTATAGGAATGGGAAAAAAGCCATTTTTGATCTGCGGGCTATAGTCGATACGATAAAAAGTGATTGCCAGTTTGAATTCAAAAAAAGCATTTATTTTTGTTCTTTAAAAAAAGATCTTCCTTTTCTAAGAACAGAATTCAAATGCCGAAAAGACAGCGGTTTCGATGTCAGCTGGCTCGAAAAATGGGACCTTGAGAAATTGGGATTAAATGCTCTGGCTGCCATAGAATCTAAAACCGCAGCGGTTATGGATCCTTATCAATTTGCTCAGGATTTAATCCGCTATTGCAAAAAAAAAGGAATGCAGGTTTTTGACCGCACGAACATTACGGCTATTCAAAATCAAAAAGGAAAACTTATTGCCCATACGGAAGCGAAATACAATATCGTGGCTGATCATGTTGTACACTGCAGCGGTTATGAGAGCACCGAAACACTCACAGAGAAAGTGGTTGATCTAAAAAGTACTTATGTAATTGCCTCAGAAAGTCTTCCGGATTTACCCAAATATTTTAAAACCGCCATTTTTTGGGACACCTCCTCTCCCTATTTATACTTTCGAGCGACAAAGGACAACCGAATCATTATGGGCGGCGGAGACGAAGAATTTAAAGACCCGAAAAAACGAGACAAACTGCTCCCTAAAAAAGAGCAATTTCTATTGAATAAATTTCAAAGAAAATTTCCAAAAATCGATTTCAAAATCGATTATTCCTGGGCAGGTACTTTTGGAGAAACCAAAGATGGCTTACCGTATTTCGGAAAACCAAATCCAAATAAAAATGAACACTATGTTTTAGGTTTCGGAGGAAACGGAATCACCTTTAGCGTCATCGGAATGAATTCGATTTTGCATTCGATTGAAGACAAAAAACATCCTGATTTGGAGTATTATAAGTTTCACAGATAA